A single window of Oreochromis aureus strain Israel breed Guangdong linkage group 5, ZZ_aureus, whole genome shotgun sequence DNA harbors:
- the slc26a6l gene encoding solute carrier family 26 member 6, like encodes MESARRSGRFRVERDVLDELKLEEVTQRKSYADIHSSLSEQLKNSLRCNVPYLKQSIVSRLPVLYWLPKYSVWDYGMPDLISGISVGIMHLPQGMAYALLASLPPVFGLYSSLYPALVYFFFGTSRHVSIGTFTVLSIMVGSVTERLAPDVDFQKANGTNITAEVDVTARDSYRVQVAAATTVLGGLIQVLLGVVKFGFVGTYLSEPLVRAYTTAAAAHAVVAQLKYVLGVSPTRFSGPLSLVYTLKDVCSLLPNTHLPTLLVSAVTIVLLIAAKELNSFLSSKLPVPIPVELITIVAGTLISSYAHLNTNYTISVVGEIPSGLSSPSVPDVSLFGEVIGDAFALAIVGYAITISLGKTFALKHGYKVDSNQELVALGLSNTVGGFFQCFSVCSSMSRSLIQDTTGGKTQMAGVASSLIVLVTILKLGTLFQELPKAVLSAIVFVNLKGMFKQYYDIVTLWRSSKIDLVVWLVTWVSTLLLNLDLGLAASVTFALFTVIFRTQLPAYSVLGNIPGTELYVDIETHREARGIPGVTIFRSSATVYFANADLYLEALKEKSGLNISKMIIYKRRQEAKQKRRERRAERRAKRQAKRERRAQRAARQLSEFSVEEEGGCWRDTSIDGTVTVEDEPGGTERENGTVFVIPTTPRTLDGRWEYLKGGDPDCTSLGWMSELQDGDTTTLGSSSEDTLSHDLERVSLGSLGKWTWDIHSIILDLSTANFIDTVAIKTMKNIFQDFSEIDVDIYMAGCQASVVEQLEHGDFFSEKITKRRLFASVHDAVLHCLNHRGATTIPTYEPSVELPTSTKL; translated from the exons ATGGAGTCAGCACGCAGATCTGGGAGATTCAGAGTGGAGAGGGATGTGCTTGATGAACTGAAACTGGAAGAAGTAACACAGAGGAAATCCTATGCTGATATCCACTCTTCTCTAAGTGAGCAGCTAAAGAATTCCTTAAG ATGCAACGTACCTTACCTCAAGCAAAGTATAGTGAGCAGACTGCCTGTGTTATACTGGCTCCCCAAGTACTCAGTCTGGGACTACGGCATGCCAGACCTCATCTCTGGGATTAGTGTGGGCATAATGCACCTGCCACAAG GTATGGCATATGCATTACTGGCTTCTTTACCTCCTGTATTTGGCCTGTACTCATCACTCTACCCAGCACTGGTCTACTTCTTTTTTGGAACATCACGCCATGTTTCCATAG GCACATTTACGGTGCTCAGCATCATGGTGGGTAGTGTGACAGAAAGACTTGCTCCGGATGTAGATTTCCAGAAAGCGAATGGGACCAACATCACTGCAGAGGTAGATGTGACTGCCAGGGACTCATACAGGGTGCAAGTGGCAGCAGCTACTACTGTGCTAGGAGGACTTATTCAG GTGTTACTGGGTGTGGTAAAGTTTGGATTTGTGGGGACATATTTGTCTGAACCTCTGGTGCGAGCTTACACAACAGCTGCAGCTGCCCATGCTGTCGTAGCACAACTGAAGTACGTCCTTGGAGTTTCCCCTACGCGGTTTAGTGGTCCGCTGTCATTGGTGTAT ACTCTGAAGGATGTTTGCTCTTTGCTGCCAAACACTCATCTTCCCACACTGCTGGTCAGCGCTGTGACTATAGTGCTTTTAATTGCAGCCAAGGAGCTCAACTCATTTCTCAGTTCAAAGCTGCCAGTTCCCATCCCAGTGGAGCTTATCACG ATTGTGGCAGGGACACTGATATCCTCCTATGCCCACTTGAACACCAACTACACAATTTCAGTTGTTGGAGAAATTCCTAGTGG TTTAAGCTCCCCCAGTGTACCAGATGTGAGTCTTTTCGGAGAAGTTATCGGTGATGCTTTTGCACTGGCCATTGTTGGATACGCCATAACTATTTCCCTCGGAAAAACATTTGCACTAAAACATGGATACAAGGTGGACAGTAACCAG GAGCTTGTGGCGCTGGGTCTGAGTAATACAGTCGGAGGCTTCTTTCAGTGCTTCTCTGTCTGCTCCTCCATGTCTCGAAGTCTAATACAAGACACAACTGGGGGCAAAACACAA ATGGCTGGAGTTGCCTCATCTCTAATTGTGTTAGTGACCATACTTAAACTTGGGACACTGTTCCAGGAACTGCCAAAG GCCGTCCTATCAGCAATTGTGTTTGTAAATTTGAAAGGGATGTTCAAGCAGTACTATGACATTGTTACACTGTGGAGGAGCAGCAAGATCGACCTG GTGGTTTGGTTGGTCACCTGGGTATCAACACTGCTCCTCAATCTGGATCTGGGTCTGGCAGCATCCGTCACCTTTGCTTTGTTTACGGTTATCTTCAGGACTCAGCT GCCGGCATACTCTGTTCTGGGAAATATTCCAGGTACAGAGCTCTATGTGGATATAGAAACGCACAGAGAG GCAAGAGGGATTCCAGGTGTTACTATATTCCGTTCGTCTGCTACAGTTTATTTCGCCAATGCTGATCTCTACCTGGAAGCCCTGAAAGAAAAG aGCGGGCttaacatcagcaaaatgaTTATCTACAAAAGGAGGCAGGAGGCTAAACAGAAACGAAGAGAAAGACGGGCTGAGAGACGGGCAAAGAGGCAGGCCAAGAGAGAG AGACGAGCACAGAGGGCAGCTAGACAGCTTTCAGAGTTCTCTGTGGAGGAAGAGGGTGGCTGTTGGAGAGACACATCCATAGATGGGACCGTTACAGTGGAGGACGAGCCGGGTGGGACAGAGAGGGAAAACGGGACAGTGTTTGTCATCCCAACCACTCCCCGAACACTAGACGGTAGATGGGAATACCTCAAAGGAGGAGATCCAGATTGCACCAGCTTAGGATGGATGTCTGAGCTGCAGGATGGGGACACCACCACGCTGGGCTCGAGCAGTGAGGACACCTTGAGCCATGATCTTGAGCGGGTCTCTCTGGGTTCCCTGGGCAAATGGACCTGGGATATTCATTCCATCATTCTTGACCTCTCCACAGCTAACTTCATTGACACAGTGGCTATCAAGACCATGAAAAAT
- the kbtbd12 gene encoding kelch repeat and BTB domain-containing protein 12 translates to MDLTTKHGLLLLDQLRKMREAEHLTDVVLVAEGVSFPCHRVVLSAFSPYFRVMFTCGLRECNNREIFLRDTPADSLALLLNYMYCSALPLTNGNVQGISIAAFLLQMDDVFTRCQLHMMENMDASNCLGVYYFARDLGAEELADQAQRFLRQHFVQVCQNEEVLELEAHQLGKLLSSDDLNVSREETILDVVLRWVKHSTLVDGEVRVRHLPELLRKVRLPLINSDYLREAIKRNTALLADAECLEIMNEGLEATALHPAAAPRKLKLRYGMETTDLLLCIGNDSGGIRSRYGSYAERSFCFAPSTGRIYYITSPRYGEALGYVCAGVVTERNDIIVAGEASARRMARQKDISVEICRYKVEAQGSWEHLTSAEYRDSYALASLGDTLYLLGGQMKLKNQFLITNCVERWSLQGGPWRSAAPLPMPLACHSVVRMKDRLYVVGGRTPQSYRMDEEPDCLSNRLLEYDPNTNKWTELCPMKYSKYRCSAVVLNGEIYVMGGIGCEGVDRGQSRHCLNAVEIYNPDGDYWRDGPPLPCSQLSLRTNAPNAGVVGGKIYVCGYYKGADRHDDITKDILELDPWENRWTAVARRALMHDNYDVCLVANLNPRGLVSPPADLVKL, encoded by the exons ATGGATCTTACTACCAAAcatgggctgctgctgctcgaCCAGCTGAGGAAGATGAGGGAGGCTGAGCATCTGACAGATGTGGTGCTGGTTGCTGAGGGCGTCAGCTTTCCCTGTCACAGAGTTGTCCTATCCGCCTTCAGCCCATACTTCCGTGTTATGTTCACCTGTGGCCTGCGTGAGTGCAACAACAGAGAGATATTCCTGCGTGACACTCCTGCAGACAGCCTGGCCCTCCTCTTGAACTACATGTACTGCTCAGCTCTTCCTCTCACTAATGGCAACGTGCAAGGCATCTCCATAGCAGCTTTTCTTCTGCAGATGGATGATGTCTTCACTCGCTGTCAGCTGCACATGATGGAGAACATGGATGCTTCCAATTGCCTCGGTGTATATTACTTTGCCCGTGATCTCGGTGCAGAGGAACTGGCTGACCAAGCTCAGCGCTTCCTGAGGCAGCACTTTGTCCAAGTGTGCCAGAATGAGGAGGTCTTGGAGTTGGAGGCCCATCAGCTTGGAAAGCTTCTGTCATCTGACGATCTGAATGTGTCTCGGGAAGAAACCATTCTGGATGTGGTCCTTCGGTGGGTCAAACACAGCACCCTGGTGGATGGAGAGGTACGTGTTCGACATCTCCCAGAGCTCCTGCGGAAGGTCCGTCTGCCACTGATAAACTCCGACTACTTAAGAGaagcaataaagagaaacacagcCCTGCTGGCTGATGCTGAGTGTCTGGAGATTATGAACGAAGGACTGGAGGCCACAGCTTTGCATCCCGCGGCTGCACCACGCAAACTAAAGCTGCGCTATGGCATGGAGACCACCGATCTGCTGCTCTGCATTGGCAATGACAGTGGCGGTATCAGGTCAAGGTATGGCAGCTATGCCGAGCGCAGCTTTTGCTTTGCCCCGTCCACAGGGCGAATTTATTACATCACCTCACCTCGCTACGGAGAGGCTCTGGGGTATGTGTGTGCTGGGGTTGTGACTGAAAGAAATGACATCATTGTAGCAGGAGAGGCAAGTGCTCGCAGAATGGCccgacagaaagacatcagtgtTGAAATCTGCAG GTACAAAGTGGAGGCCCAGGGAAGCTGGGAGCACCTGACATCAGCAGAGTACCGTGATTCATATGCTCTGGCGTCACTGGGAGACACTCTATACCTGCTGGGTGGCCAGATGAAGCTGAAGAACCAGTTTCTCATCACAAACTGTGTGGAACGATGGTCTCTGCAGGGTGGACCCTGGCGGAGTGCAGCACCCCTTCCTATGCCTTTGGCCTGTCACAGCGTGGTCAGAATGAAAGATCGCCTTTATGTGGTGGGTGGTCGAACCCCACAG TCATACCGGATGGATGAGGAGCCCGACTGTCTTAGTAACCGCCTCTTGGAATATGatccaaacacaaacaaatggaCAGAGCTTTGTCCCATGAAATACTCAAAGTACCGCTGCAGTGCTGTGGTACTCAATGGGGAAATTTATGTGATGG GTGGTATTGGCTGTGAGGGTGTGGACCGTGGACAATCCCGTCACTGTCTCAATGCTGTGGAGATTTACAACCCAGATGGAGATTATTGGAGGGATGGACCTCCTCTGCCGTGTTCCCAGCTTTCACTGCGTACCAACGCCCCCAATGCTGGTGTCGTGGGAGGAAAGATTTATGTTTGTGGATATTACAAAGGAGCAG ATCGCCATGATGACATAACAAAGGACATTCTGGAGCTAGACCCGTGGGAGAACCGGTGGACTGCGGTGGCTCGGCGTGCTTTAATGCATGACAACTATGACGTCTGCTTAGTGGCAAATCTCAACCCAAGGGGACTCGTATCCCCACCTGCAGACTTAGTAAAGCTGTGA